CGCACTTCAGCAATCGCAGATCCGAGGGCCTCCGAGGCCTCGTCGGCCAGCGCCTGCAATTCCTTCTCCCGCGCGAGCGACTCGTCGAGCTGCTCGGCCAGGCGCGCGCGATCGTCCATCATGGCGCTAAGCTCCTGGCGCAAAAGGACCGGATCGCCGGACCGCTCGAACAAGCCCTCGACCGCCCCTTCAAGACGCCGCGTTGCCTTCTCCAGGCGAGACGCTGCTGATTCAATCACACTCATCCTACCCGGTTAGCCATTATTCCACCGAAAACTCAATAGCTACAGCACCACAGTCTTGACAGCGCTGGGCACGATCTGCATTGCCGGGTTAACCAAAACAGGGGTTGAGGAATGACGGTTTCTGCACGGGATATGGCCAATGCGATCCGGGCGCTATCAATGGATGCGGTGGAAGCGGCGAAGTCGGGTCATGTGGGATTGCCGCTGGGCATGGCGGATGCGGCGACGGTGCTGTTTACCAAGTTCATCAAGCATAATCCGGCCGATCCGGACTGGGCCGATCGGGACCGCTTTGTGCTCTCGGCAGGCCATGGCTCGATGCTGGTCTATTCGCTTCTGCATCTGACTGGATATGACAGTGTCAGCCGCGACGATATTCGCAACTTCCGCCAGCTTGGGCGCCCAACCGCGGGACACCCGGAAAACTTCCTGACCAAAGGCGTCGAAACCACGACCGGGCCGCTGGGTCAGGGCATCACGACGGCTGTGGGCATGGCCATGGCGGAGCGGCACTTGAATGCCCGCTTTGGCGATGAGATCATCAATCACAAGACCTATGTGATTGCCGGCGATGGCTGTCTGATGGAGGGCATCAGCCAGGAAGCGATCACGCTCGCTGGGCATCTGAAGCTCTCCAACCTGATTGTCCTTTTTGATGATAATGCCGTCACCATTGATGGCGGCACGGACATGTCTGACAATACCGATCAGTGCCAGCGCTTTGAGGCGTCCGGCTGGGTCACCAAAAAGGTCGATGGCCACGATGTGGCGGATGTCGAATCCGCCCTCGCCTGGGCGCAGGATCAGGACAGACCGGTCATGCTGGCG
This DNA window, taken from Hyphomonas sp. Mor2, encodes the following:
- a CDS encoding DUF4164 family protein, giving the protein MIESAASRLEKATRRLEGAVEGLFERSGDPVLLRQELSAMMDDRARLAEQLDESLAREKELQALADEASEALGSAIAEVRAALGRGERS